The following are encoded in a window of Candidatus Nitrosotalea sinensis genomic DNA:
- a CDS encoding cation:proton antiporter domain-containing protein has protein sequence MINELLVFSVVAGIIFLGFVGEIFFKKTGISYYLFLIMIGVILGPIFDVFPREPLIPVLGIFASFTLIMILFYSGMDMKIREVIKGSPRTMVQVTIYVVSSIFLIGIALHFILNWDLIQSLIFGAIVGGETASVVVIPLSRSLNLGHNTITFLTLESILNSIYSIVFYEAFVSLYKTGTNNWAVPIITIGTSFSIGILVGIVLSISWMFVLKFARNFKYTYVLTLGLLFTTYTVTELLHGSGLVAVLIFGLFLGSSKVVLSRLRQKFDLVEMNDQFYKFQGEVSFIMETFFFVFLGLVFVIVPDAILTNVVLGLVILGILLLVRYIATKASTQKSELKKDQLAIILICAQGVVPATLSISALNDGIPLANTFVSLAVYVIILTNIVTTVGSIFIARKNKSVPEETK, from the coding sequence ATGATTAATGAATTACTAGTTTTTTCAGTTGTTGCCGGAATAATTTTTCTAGGGTTTGTAGGTGAGATATTTTTCAAAAAGACTGGAATTTCTTACTATCTTTTTTTGATAATGATAGGGGTCATACTGGGACCAATTTTTGATGTATTTCCACGAGAGCCATTAATTCCAGTATTAGGGATATTTGCTAGTTTTACGCTGATTATGATTTTGTTTTACAGCGGCATGGACATGAAGATTCGTGAGGTAATTAAAGGAAGCCCAAGAACCATGGTCCAAGTTACAATCTATGTAGTATCAAGCATATTTTTGATAGGAATTGCATTACACTTTATTCTAAATTGGGATTTGATTCAATCTCTCATCTTTGGTGCAATAGTAGGTGGTGAAACAGCATCAGTAGTGGTTATACCGTTATCAAGGTCACTTAATTTGGGCCACAACACCATAACATTTCTCACACTAGAATCGATTTTGAATTCAATTTACTCGATTGTATTTTATGAAGCATTTGTGAGTTTGTACAAGACAGGCACAAACAACTGGGCAGTTCCAATCATCACAATTGGGACTAGCTTTTCAATAGGAATTCTGGTTGGAATTGTACTTTCTATATCATGGATGTTCGTACTGAAATTTGCAAGAAACTTCAAGTACACATATGTTCTGACATTAGGACTTTTGTTTACCACATATACGGTAACAGAACTTTTACACGGCAGTGGTCTTGTTGCAGTTCTCATCTTTGGACTATTTTTAGGTAGCTCAAAAGTTGTATTGTCGCGTCTAAGACAAAAGTTTGATCTTGTAGAGATGAATGACCAGTTTTACAAGTTCCAGGGAGAAGTCTCTTTTATCATGGAGACATTCTTTTTTGTATTTTTGGGTCTTGTTTTTGTTATAGTTCCTGATGCCATATTGACAAATGTCGTATTAGGGCTTGTCATACTTGGAATATTGTTGTTGGTCAGATACATTGCAACCAAGGCATCAACTCAGAAGTCTGAATTAAAAAAAGACCAGCTTGCCATAATTTTGATTTGTGCTCAAGGAGTTGTTCCTGCAACTTTGTCCATATCAGCTCTAAATGACGGAATTCCGCTAGCAAATACATTTGTGAGCCTTGCAGTATACGTGATAATACTTACAAACATTGTAACAACTGTAGGTTCTATATTTATCGCAAGAAAAAACAAGTCAGTGCCTGAAGAAACAAAATAA
- a CDS encoding winged helix-turn-helix domain-containing protein, translating into MQVIPPSQIFETKEELILHTLLDRHSRTILSVTKDEALTALKISENCNIPLSTVYRRLQLLRKLHFLHVSCTIRQDGKKLLSFQNKISGIDISWDQGQLQINTRMTQ; encoded by the coding sequence GTGCAAGTCATACCTCCGTCACAAATCTTTGAAACAAAAGAAGAGTTGATCCTGCATACCTTGCTTGATAGACATTCTCGCACAATATTGAGTGTAACAAAAGATGAAGCACTGACAGCACTTAAGATAAGTGAGAACTGTAATATTCCTCTAAGTACGGTATATAGACGATTGCAACTATTACGTAAGCTGCATTTTCTTCACGTATCCTGTACCATAAGACAAGATGGGAAAAAATTACTCTCATTTCAAAACAAAATATCAGGCATAGACATATCTTGGGATCAAGGCCAACTTCAAATTAACACACGAATGACACAATAG
- a CDS encoding zinc ribbon domain-containing protein codes for MFCSKCGIQLPDDAVFCVKCGTKQSQASQPSPQNTQNVQTTTETKEVKCPSCGAPIVPKFGEMVVTCEYCGSSVSLENKGWQNVAKHSMLPLKISDRDQITETLHHMMDKGLLHRHLQENSKLEEIDLTMVPYWIIPVSARTNLVATDIAAEVGGIAATAAMAGLMGGAMSGGSRRGGGGFGGGMMDGMLFGTMMGGGGMMGGANATKAYTVDESYDCPVVAVKSLTAFQPHGYEFSLDVKVDFDPKKVPKGVKILNGDINDDAAKSLAKNIVDQIQSQMIHSKYHMIRQMQTDLEVSSGELLHVPIWFAQYDHKGKKIILIIDANSGNAINSIGL; via the coding sequence ATGTTTTGTTCAAAATGCGGAATCCAACTTCCAGATGATGCAGTCTTTTGCGTCAAATGTGGTACAAAGCAATCTCAAGCATCCCAGCCTTCTCCACAAAATACACAAAATGTACAGACAACTACAGAGACAAAAGAGGTCAAATGTCCAAGTTGTGGTGCACCGATTGTTCCCAAGTTTGGCGAGATGGTTGTGACATGCGAATATTGTGGAAGCAGTGTGAGCCTTGAGAACAAGGGATGGCAAAATGTTGCCAAGCACTCCATGTTACCGCTCAAGATATCAGACAGAGATCAAATTACTGAAACTTTGCATCACATGATGGACAAAGGACTGTTACACAGACACTTGCAAGAAAACTCCAAGCTTGAAGAGATTGATTTGACAATGGTCCCATACTGGATAATTCCTGTCAGTGCAAGAACAAATCTTGTTGCAACCGACATTGCAGCTGAAGTGGGCGGAATTGCTGCTACTGCTGCAATGGCAGGATTGATGGGCGGTGCAATGAGCGGAGGTTCTAGAAGAGGAGGGGGCGGATTTGGAGGAGGAATGATGGACGGTATGTTGTTTGGAACCATGATGGGTGGAGGAGGCATGATGGGCGGTGCAAATGCAACAAAAGCATACACAGTTGATGAGTCCTATGACTGCCCCGTCGTTGCTGTCAAGTCACTTACCGCATTTCAACCCCATGGATACGAGTTTTCACTTGATGTCAAAGTCGACTTTGATCCAAAAAAGGTTCCAAAAGGTGTCAAGATTCTAAATGGAGACATTAATGATGACGCTGCAAAGAGTTTGGCAAAAAATATTGTAGACCAGATTCAATCTCAAATGATTCATTCCAAATATCACATGATACGACAGATGCAGACAGACTTGGAAGTATCATCAGGGGAACTATTACATGTACCAATTTGGTTTGCACAGTACGATCACAAGGGCAAGAAGATAATTCTCATAATTGATGCAAATTCCGGAAATGCCATCAACAGTATTGGGCTTTAA
- a CDS encoding SPFH domain-containing protein has product MFGHKKDQFDGGSVAGSTTIEWDTQYKQGNIMWKVPRLIRLNDNIVVREDEIAVFFRDGKVLTYFDKPNRYALTDFNAPIVGGLLKFFTGVQQAAEVYYLQNRYIDGKFGSQGPYQFVDPVFGIVNLRVFGEFRWKVSSPENFINQFVGTFAVQTSDEIETRLKEQLVILLFNALGKMKESGMKITDIATNLQNIEQIVLSNTATSFGQYGVEINKISGLTISLPDEVQKAINTRSEMSVLGVNYMQYQAGQAMTEAAKNPSGGAGSLAGLGVGFGAGSGIGYAMAGQMGQGMYQPPMKQCQKCGMMMPVSNNFCPSCGESQQQVQQKPQGITCPKCNSTVAVGSKFCSHCGSEIKSG; this is encoded by the coding sequence ATGTTTGGGCACAAAAAAGATCAATTCGATGGCGGAAGTGTAGCTGGTTCTACTACTATCGAGTGGGACACACAGTACAAGCAAGGAAATATCATGTGGAAAGTTCCAAGATTGATTAGACTAAATGACAACATAGTAGTAAGAGAAGACGAGATTGCAGTATTTTTTAGAGACGGTAAAGTTTTGACTTATTTTGACAAGCCAAACAGATACGCACTGACTGACTTTAATGCACCAATTGTAGGTGGCCTATTGAAATTTTTCACAGGAGTCCAGCAAGCAGCTGAAGTGTATTATTTACAAAATAGATACATTGATGGCAAGTTTGGATCACAGGGACCATATCAGTTTGTAGACCCAGTCTTTGGCATTGTGAATTTACGAGTATTTGGTGAGTTTAGGTGGAAGGTATCATCGCCTGAGAATTTCATAAATCAGTTTGTTGGTACATTTGCGGTACAGACATCAGATGAGATAGAGACTCGTTTGAAAGAACAACTTGTGATTTTGCTTTTCAATGCACTAGGAAAAATGAAAGAGAGTGGAATGAAGATAACTGACATTGCAACAAACTTGCAAAATATCGAGCAGATAGTGCTGTCAAATACAGCAACCAGTTTTGGACAATATGGAGTAGAGATAAACAAGATTTCAGGACTTACAATTAGTTTACCAGATGAGGTACAAAAGGCAATCAACACAAGGTCAGAAATGTCAGTACTTGGTGTCAACTATATGCAGTACCAAGCAGGACAGGCAATGACTGAAGCTGCCAAGAATCCATCAGGCGGGGCAGGCTCGCTTGCAGGCTTGGGCGTAGGGTTTGGCGCAGGCTCTGGCATAGGGTATGCAATGGCAGGACAGATGGGCCAGGGAATGTACCAGCCACCAATGAAGCAATGTCAGAAATGTGGAATGATGATGCCAGTATCAAACAACTTTTGTCCTAGCTGCGGAGAGAGTCAACAACAGGTACAACAAAAACCTCAAGGGATTACATGCCCCAAATGCAACAGCACTGTAGCTGTTGGGTCCAAGTTCTGTTCCCATTGTGGCAGCGAGATAAAATCAGGTTAG
- a CDS encoding DUF192 domain-containing protein — translation MKKTLLFVVIMLLSCNALPSFSQTNSTQDFKTMQQQKNENSPALSYAVFYITENDACSDSEYKSLKFYQVIADEYLSMYGINHDLQGSLCVPLKNYQSYFSGLSTFTLPIVISDNKVGQQLVQQGYYGMYEITGTGKQVIYVCSCDPNVESWAGAWILSHELSHFSLRYFGEPDNVSITWVHYIQALENDCQQGNFGKVCPMYSASVTSPTGNQIPVMEVYGQGPSTTLPKDAPQSEVSTLGTNSTIVPVSNPTCQTNQICLLPGDYVSYQVTRPNLNQTVRFDFVTPTDNKQITVKTTVSQNGTNAYEYDTLDLSKSIFTRPGGLTANFMYVLPTPLNLNAAYHQSNATVGSYDRTIMSAQNTNQTYSILVQIDKETGILTNLAISSVTNTNGTVSVTQESYKLIGTNKISASNYAFTTPQTEAKQNAKSWSDGSISDDTFMQYLISNGIVKSSTQGTFSIPSWVKTDAKLWYGGAISDTDFASAIQYLVLHGVIHTQSNLTQSGFPTGKVKLGGISLDVDIADTPQRQVQGLQYHTVLSYSQGMLFPFAQPQVIPIWMKDMQFPIDIIWFDSSGNILHVEKNAQPCVDNCTIYGQDISNAKYVLEVASGFVDKFKINSGSVLQIMS, via the coding sequence ATGAAAAAAACTCTTCTGTTTGTTGTAATTATGTTGTTGTCATGCAATGCTCTACCATCATTTTCGCAAACAAATTCCACACAAGATTTCAAAACCATGCAACAACAAAAAAATGAGAACAGCCCTGCGCTTTCTTATGCTGTTTTTTATATAACAGAAAATGATGCCTGCTCTGATTCTGAATACAAGAGCCTAAAGTTCTACCAGGTAATTGCAGATGAATATCTCTCAATGTATGGGATAAACCACGACTTGCAAGGATCACTCTGTGTACCATTGAAAAATTACCAGTCATATTTTTCAGGACTCTCTACATTTACGCTTCCAATTGTAATATCTGATAACAAGGTAGGACAACAACTAGTGCAACAAGGATACTATGGAATGTATGAAATCACCGGTACCGGAAAACAAGTAATCTATGTTTGCTCATGTGATCCAAATGTAGAAAGTTGGGCAGGGGCATGGATTTTATCTCACGAGCTATCTCATTTCTCGCTTAGATATTTTGGAGAGCCTGACAATGTATCAATAACATGGGTACACTATATCCAGGCGCTTGAAAATGACTGTCAGCAAGGAAACTTTGGAAAGGTATGTCCAATGTATTCTGCATCTGTAACATCTCCAACTGGAAACCAAATTCCAGTGATGGAAGTATATGGCCAAGGACCATCAACGACTCTACCAAAAGATGCACCACAAAGTGAGGTATCTACACTTGGAACAAACTCTACCATTGTTCCGGTATCAAATCCCACATGTCAGACAAACCAAATCTGTCTTCTTCCTGGAGACTATGTATCTTATCAAGTAACTCGTCCTAACCTAAACCAAACTGTCAGATTTGACTTTGTAACTCCAACTGACAATAAGCAAATTACAGTCAAGACTACCGTATCCCAAAATGGTACAAATGCATACGAGTATGACACACTAGACCTGTCAAAATCAATATTCACAAGACCCGGAGGCCTTACTGCCAATTTCATGTATGTACTTCCAACCCCGTTGAATCTTAACGCTGCATATCATCAGAGCAATGCCACGGTTGGAAGCTATGACAGAACAATCATGTCTGCACAAAACACCAACCAGACATATTCTATTTTGGTACAAATTGACAAAGAAACTGGCATACTGACCAATCTTGCAATATCTAGTGTCACAAATACCAATGGCACTGTCTCTGTAACACAAGAATCTTACAAGTTGATTGGAACAAACAAGATATCTGCATCAAATTATGCTTTCACTACGCCACAAACAGAAGCAAAACAAAATGCCAAGTCTTGGTCTGACGGTTCAATTTCCGATGATACCTTCATGCAATATTTGATCTCAAATGGTATTGTAAAATCATCTACTCAAGGAACATTCTCTATTCCATCCTGGGTAAAAACTGATGCCAAGCTCTGGTATGGTGGTGCCATATCTGACACTGATTTTGCATCAGCAATCCAATATCTTGTATTACATGGTGTAATACATACGCAAAGCAATCTTACTCAATCCGGATTTCCAACTGGAAAAGTAAAGTTGGGGGGAATATCTCTTGATGTTGATATTGCAGACACGCCACAACGCCAAGTCCAAGGATTACAATATCATACTGTGTTATCATATAGTCAAGGAATGCTGTTTCCATTTGCACAACCACAAGTTATACCAATATGGATGAAAGACATGCAATTTCCAATAGATATCATCTGGTTTGACAGCTCTGGAAATATTTTACATGTAGAAAAAAATGCACAACCCTGTGTTGACAATTGCACCATATATGGCCAAGACATATCTAATGCAAAATACGTTCTTGAAGTTGCATCCGGTTTTGTAGACAAGTTTAAGATAAACTCTGGCTCTGTCTTGCAAATTATGTCCTGA
- a CDS encoding dienelactone hydrolase family protein: MQKKILAVFSTFILILAIQVPIVGAQNTQMFSPIKQMNMHVPINQITCAGNLQIVMKKSDGSPACIKSGDVSILIERGWAVHLLPDYTKNGTKNSDMFEGGPMQVTTSPVTYYANTTGYVAMPSQKGNFPGVILIHEWWGLNDNIKSMARGLASHGYVAMAVDLYAGQVATTADGARQLLLSFDEQKGMENINAAANILKEKYNVTKISTIGWCFGGSQSLNYALSGNKLDATIIYYGQPVTNTTTLSSIKWPILGFFGEKDQSISINKVREFKSDLDKMRIQNEIYTYPGLGHAFANPSGANYAPEQTKDAWNKTLSFMDKYLK; the protein is encoded by the coding sequence GTGCAGAAAAAAATTCTTGCAGTTTTTTCAACATTCATTTTGATTCTAGCAATACAGGTACCAATTGTTGGTGCACAAAATACACAGATGTTTTCACCAATAAAACAAATGAACATGCATGTTCCAATAAACCAGATTACCTGTGCTGGCAATCTCCAGATAGTAATGAAAAAAAGCGATGGCAGTCCCGCATGTATCAAATCAGGAGATGTTTCAATATTGATAGAGCGCGGATGGGCAGTACATCTTTTACCTGATTATACCAAAAACGGGACAAAGAACTCTGACATGTTTGAGGGAGGACCGATGCAAGTTACTACTAGCCCTGTCACTTATTATGCAAATACCACAGGGTATGTAGCAATGCCATCACAAAAGGGCAATTTTCCAGGAGTCATACTAATCCACGAATGGTGGGGACTAAATGACAACATAAAAAGCATGGCAAGAGGTCTTGCCTCTCATGGTTATGTAGCCATGGCAGTGGACTTGTACGCAGGGCAAGTTGCAACTACAGCAGATGGGGCAAGGCAACTGTTGCTTTCTTTTGATGAGCAAAAAGGAATGGAGAACATCAACGCTGCTGCAAATATCCTCAAAGAAAAATACAATGTTACCAAAATCTCTACAATAGGGTGGTGTTTTGGCGGTAGCCAGTCATTAAATTATGCCCTGAGTGGAAACAAATTAGATGCTACAATAATTTACTATGGTCAACCAGTAACAAATACTACAACATTATCATCAATCAAATGGCCAATCCTTGGATTTTTTGGAGAAAAGGACCAATCAATATCAATTAACAAGGTAAGAGAATTCAAGTCAGATCTTGACAAGATGAGAATTCAAAATGAAATTTACACATATCCAGGATTAGGACATGCATTTGCAAATCCATCAGGTGCAAATTATGCACCAGAGCAGACAAAGGACGCATGGAACAAGACTTTATCATTCATGGATAAATATCTCAAATAG
- a CDS encoding tetratricopeptide repeat protein, whose protein sequence is MGTQDHNTWYSSGNENAKQGNYDDALLAYDKALEIDPRHVSAWNNKGIVLSRLKRYEEAISCYDMAIELDSTYANAWYNKANALRNFAQFLVDTAADDRANAPKTITRSIALFDSADKCYDQGDILSGKRK, encoded by the coding sequence ATGGGGACACAGGATCACAATACTTGGTATAGCTCAGGCAACGAAAATGCAAAGCAAGGAAATTATGATGATGCACTGCTTGCGTATGACAAAGCGCTTGAGATTGACCCTCGTCATGTTAGTGCCTGGAACAACAAGGGAATAGTACTGTCAAGATTGAAACGATATGAAGAAGCCATATCCTGCTATGACATGGCAATAGAATTGGATTCAACATATGCAAATGCATGGTACAACAAGGCAAACGCATTGCGAAATTTTGCACAGTTTCTTGTAGATACTGCGGCAGATGATAGGGCCAACGCACCCAAAACAATAACCCGCTCTATTGCATTATTTGATTCTGCTGACAAGTGTTATGATCAGGGAGATATACTCTCAGGAAAAAGAAAATGA
- a CDS encoding ArnT family glycosyltransferase encodes MNQSSLAKTRYTIPAILFAVAIVAYSYNLEGQPRHGDEINYLGWAGNYIHLVNKGDLANPCLVSIDNCSLLYHIPAHGATYSPLRMMLIGLPFSLAHQDPGDYYDWSCYWFSCYDFHNAPTIQQMAAGRLLSPVFGALTVVIAFLVGKMLFNRNTGIVFSGFFLFYNLWVWYSRTIMTEVHYIFFSMLSLLLLLHAFRVRHLRIKYLIASSIAFGCALTSKLLSVEFAILFGAIILFYGIQQTHGSNGRKIVKIGILVSVFFLVSILGFLLTEPGFYKNPVLQIISMKYDMDNYNRDVWFIAYPTIQGLHPIRMALLFNYALIPSPVANTIPGAFPGSTYNLDWNNPATYSSVPMTLFFFVGMAYAINKIRKQKECVPEILLLVWFVSTFFTTLMIARDLSLERYQLPFLLSIVMISSYGVWNFVRHVSKKTQVSFIAVTIFVHAMTSLYYWQKIYSSPGTFWTNPIPYGTLQESVTNMPTLVVNLVFLAFCMFIVMYSIKESRKVTA; translated from the coding sequence ATGAATCAGTCAAGTCTTGCCAAGACAAGATACACCATTCCAGCAATACTCTTTGCGGTGGCAATTGTTGCGTATTCTTACAATCTTGAAGGCCAGCCAAGACATGGAGATGAGATAAATTATTTGGGATGGGCAGGAAACTATATCCACCTTGTAAACAAGGGAGATCTTGCAAATCCGTGTTTAGTTTCAATTGATAATTGTAGTTTATTGTACCACATACCTGCTCATGGTGCAACATACAGCCCGTTACGTATGATGTTGATTGGACTTCCATTTAGTCTTGCACATCAGGATCCAGGTGACTATTACGATTGGTCGTGTTATTGGTTTTCTTGTTATGATTTTCACAATGCTCCGACAATACAGCAGATGGCTGCAGGGAGGTTGTTGTCCCCAGTCTTTGGGGCACTGACTGTAGTGATAGCATTCCTAGTAGGCAAAATGCTTTTCAATAGAAATACAGGAATTGTGTTTTCGGGTTTCTTTTTGTTCTACAACTTGTGGGTGTGGTATAGCAGGACAATAATGACAGAGGTGCACTACATTTTCTTTAGCATGTTATCATTATTGCTTTTACTTCATGCTTTCAGAGTAAGACATCTTAGGATCAAGTATCTAATTGCAAGCTCCATTGCATTTGGTTGTGCACTTACCTCAAAATTGTTATCAGTAGAGTTTGCAATATTGTTTGGTGCAATCATTTTGTTTTATGGAATACAGCAGACACATGGAAGCAATGGTAGAAAAATCGTTAAAATCGGCATTCTGGTTTCGGTATTTTTCCTGGTTTCAATACTAGGATTTTTGTTGACAGAGCCGGGATTTTACAAAAATCCTGTTTTGCAAATAATTTCCATGAAATATGACATGGACAACTATAATAGAGATGTCTGGTTTATTGCATACCCTACAATACAAGGGCTGCATCCAATCAGGATGGCATTATTGTTCAACTATGCATTGATTCCAAGTCCCGTAGCAAATACAATACCGGGTGCATTCCCGGGCTCCACGTATAACCTGGATTGGAATAATCCGGCTACATACTCTAGTGTTCCAATGACATTATTCTTTTTTGTAGGGATGGCATATGCGATAAATAAAATCCGAAAACAAAAAGAATGTGTTCCTGAGATACTTTTACTAGTTTGGTTTGTAAGCACTTTTTTCACAACATTGATGATTGCAAGAGACCTCTCACTTGAGAGATATCAATTGCCATTTTTGTTATCAATTGTAATGATTTCATCATATGGAGTTTGGAATTTTGTAAGACATGTATCAAAGAAGACCCAAGTATCTTTTATTGCAGTTACAATATTTGTACATGCTATGACTTCATTATATTACTGGCAGAAAATTTACTCATCCCCTGGAACATTCTGGACAAACCCTATACCATATGGAACACTTCAAGAATCTGTTACCAACATGCCCACGCTTGTTGTGAACCTGGTCTTTTTGGCATTTTGCATGTTCATAGTAATGTATAGCATTAAAGAGAGTAGGAAAGTTACAGCCTAG
- a CDS encoding PAS domain-containing sensor histidine kinase — MIPHSLSSMYRTFYEISPDLICILDEKGIILDINKHMLEHLGYTTDEVIGRSCFDFIVGDSQITALNGFKEMMEKGIGPQIEIEIIRKNKQSIFGLCKGALIPNEFSSKRSYIITIRDISILKQTLQRAHIAEEQADKRYADLKSAHDDLLALEKKYRNLYEHAPDLLRTINLDGVILDCNESYAQNLGYAKEEIIGKSISDHISEKSCNTLSDGIEEWKKTGKISNLEIWLKRKDGTIFPTLISGTSLYDENGNVIGRTVSLRDITDIHDAKMKMEQDQEKINEQYSELKKTHELLSVAEQKFRSLYDTSPDMMRTIDVNGLIVDCNDSYASNLGHEKNDILGKSIFEHSAEQSIPQLVDIFNSWKKGIDIKNKEIWFKRKNGTIFPCLLSATTFCHGDKILGSNTVIKDITELYEARKTIEENQSHIKEQYEKLCQVEKSKEEFITMMTHELKTPLVPIIGYVDLLLTESFGTLTEEQKKKLRLIRTNSQYLTNLISDMLDVQKIDLGQLKLTMNRNNLQEIMLQAIEGIRPDIEKRGITLSTNLQPDLFYVCDKLRMIQVINNVLYNALDFCPINTGNISVKLYLDGTNYRIIIKDNGVGMLKDNLEKVFVKFYQIDTSVTREHGGSGLGLAVCKGIVEMHHGKIWAHSDGLGKGTEIHISLSAV; from the coding sequence ATGATTCCACATTCACTTAGCAGCATGTATCGTACTTTTTATGAAATATCTCCAGATCTTATATGCATATTAGATGAAAAAGGAATAATTCTTGATATCAATAAACACATGCTAGAGCATCTAGGTTACACGACAGATGAAGTGATAGGCAGGTCTTGTTTTGATTTTATTGTAGGAGATTCACAAATTACCGCATTAAATGGCTTTAAAGAAATGATGGAAAAAGGAATAGGGCCACAAATTGAAATAGAAATAATTAGAAAAAATAAACAATCCATTTTCGGTTTATGCAAAGGCGCTCTCATACCAAATGAGTTCTCAAGTAAACGTAGCTATATCATAACAATCCGAGATATTTCCATACTGAAACAAACACTCCAAAGGGCACATATTGCTGAAGAACAAGCAGACAAAAGATATGCTGATCTAAAAAGCGCACATGATGATCTTTTGGCATTAGAAAAAAAATATAGAAACCTGTATGAACATGCCCCTGATCTTTTACGAACAATTAACCTCGATGGCGTAATACTGGATTGTAACGAATCGTATGCACAAAATCTTGGTTATGCTAAAGAAGAAATTATTGGAAAATCCATATCTGATCATATTTCTGAAAAGAGCTGTAATACATTATCAGATGGTATTGAAGAATGGAAGAAAACTGGAAAAATATCTAATTTGGAAATATGGCTTAAACGCAAAGATGGAACTATTTTTCCAACACTCATCTCTGGAACCAGTCTGTATGATGAAAATGGGAATGTAATTGGTAGAACCGTATCACTTCGAGATATTACAGATATTCATGATGCAAAGATGAAAATGGAACAAGACCAAGAAAAAATAAACGAGCAATATAGTGAACTAAAAAAGACGCATGAACTCCTAAGTGTTGCTGAACAAAAATTCCGCAGCCTGTATGATACTTCGCCTGACATGATGCGTACGATTGATGTGAATGGGTTAATTGTTGATTGCAATGACTCTTATGCATCAAACTTGGGTCATGAAAAAAATGACATACTTGGCAAATCTATATTCGAACATTCTGCAGAACAAAGTATCCCGCAACTTGTGGACATTTTCAACTCATGGAAAAAAGGCATTGATATCAAGAATAAAGAAATCTGGTTTAAAAGAAAAAATGGCACAATTTTTCCATGTCTCTTGAGTGCCACCACCTTTTGTCATGGGGATAAGATACTCGGAAGTAATACTGTGATAAAAGACATCACTGAACTCTATGAAGCCAGAAAAACAATTGAGGAGAACCAATCTCATATAAAGGAACAATATGAAAAATTATGCCAAGTTGAAAAATCCAAAGAAGAATTTATTACAATGATGACACATGAACTAAAAACTCCTCTAGTGCCAATAATTGGATACGTTGATCTGCTTCTTACCGAATCTTTTGGGACTCTCACAGAAGAACAGAAGAAAAAATTGCGCCTAATAAGAACAAATTCACAATATCTGACTAATCTTATATCTGACATGCTGGATGTGCAAAAAATTGATCTTGGACAGCTTAAACTTACTATGAATAGGAATAACCTTCAAGAAATTATGCTGCAAGCAATTGAGGGAATCAGACCTGATATTGAAAAGCGCGGCATCACGTTGTCTACAAATCTCCAACCTGATCTATTTTATGTGTGTGATAAGCTAAGGATGATCCAAGTCATAAACAACGTACTTTACAATGCTCTAGATTTTTGTCCTATAAATACTGGCAACATATCTGTCAAATTGTATCTAGATGGTACAAACTATAGGATAATCATAAAAGATAATGGGGTTGGAATGCTAAAAGATAATCTTGAGAAAGTGTTTGTAAAATTTTATCAGATTGACACATCTGTCACAAGAGAGCATGGTGGTTCTGGACTTGGACTTGCCGTATGCAAAGGAATCGTAGAGATGCACCATGGAAAGATTTGGGCACATTCTGATGGACTAGGAAAAGGAACTGAAATTCACATATCTCTTTCTGCAGTCTGA